A region of Vigna radiata var. radiata cultivar VC1973A chromosome 6, Vradiata_ver6, whole genome shotgun sequence DNA encodes the following proteins:
- the LOC111241889 gene encoding uncharacterized protein LOC111241889, producing MSKNFSAFAIQPMGSVPSKVGSSTCFVQLRCTSLRSSSDSSSELSDNRRSRWPLMELRPAAELRFGSWSVARKLVGTQESSPAPPPSTLPLSTLLPPFVPPFFSATASSEQIRQGSLSPSSHQTELHPPTYPPISFYL from the exons ATGTCGAAGAACTTTTCAGCCTTTGCGATCCAACCCATGGGGTCAGTACCTTCAAAAGTTGGTAGCTCAACGTGCTTCGTCCAGCTGCGTTGTACTTCGCTTCGGTCATCTTCCGATTCCTCCTCCGAACTCTCCGATAATCGTCGTTCTCGTTGGCCATTGATGGAATTACGACCCGCTGCAGAGCTCCGATTCGGTTCCTGGAGCGTCGCCCGAAAGCTCGTCGGAACTCAAGAGTCATCTCCTGCACCTCCGCCTTCAACTCTTCCACTATCGACTCTATTGCCACCATTCGTCCCTCCATTCTTCTCCGCTACAGCTTCCTCGGAACAGATCCGACAG GGATCCCTATCCCCGAGTTCGCACCAAACAGAACTGCATCCGCCAACTTATCCCCCAATCTCCTTTTATCTCTGA
- the LOC106765174 gene encoding G-protein coupled receptor 1, protein MAASVAHGVTLTAHDRQILTAVNAGASSLSLAGSSFIVLCYLLFKELRKFSFKLVFYLALADMLCSFFSIIGDPFKGLFCYAQGYSTHFFCVASFLWTTTIAFTLHRTVVKHKTDVEDLEAMFHLYVWGTSLVMTVMRSIGNDHRHLGAWCWTQTGRTGKAVHFVTFYMPLWGAILYNGFTYFQVIRMLNNATRMAVGMSSQTFVSDTRDNMRALNRWGYYPLILIGSWAFGTVNRIHDFFEPNHKIFWLTFLDVGTAALMGLFNSIAYGLNSSVRRAICERLDKFWPERLSRWLPNNLKYKNLQQESELVLFKTEEDQ, encoded by the exons ATGGCGGCTTCCGTCGCACACGGCGTCACTCTCACTGCGCACGATCGCCAGATTCTGACGGCGGTGAACGCCGGAGCGTCGAGCCTGTCGTTGGCCGGTTCCAGCTTCATTGTACTCTGCTACCTTCTCTTCAAGGAGCTTCGCAAGTTCTCCTTCAAGCTTGTTTTCTACCTCGCTCTCGCT GATATGCTTTGCAGTTTCTTCAGCATAATAGG GGACCCGTTCAAAGGtttattttgttatgctcaGGGCTATAGCACACATTTCTTTTGTGTGGCATCTTTTCTATGGACTACAACAATTGCTTTTACCCTGCACCGCACTGTTGTAAAACACAAAACTGATGTTGAAGATTTAGAGGCCATGTTTCACTTGTATGTCTGGG GTACTTCCTTGGTTATGACTGTTATGCGCTCTATTGGTAATGACCATAGACATTTAGGTGCATGGTGTTGGACTCAAACAGGTCGCACAGGGAAG GCGGTTCATTTTGTAACATTTTACATGCCACTCTGGGGTGCAATTCTGTATAATGGGTTCACATACTTTCAAGTAATACGCATGCTGAATAATGCAACCCGT ATGGCGGTTGGTATGTCAAGCCAAACTTTCGTGTCAGATACAAGAGATAACATGAGG GCTCTGAATCGCTGGGGATACTATCCACTAATTCTGATTGGATCATGGGCTTTTGGAACTGTTAACCGTattcatgatttttttgaaCCCAACCATAAAATCTTTTGGCTCACATTTCTTGATGTTGGGACAGCTGCTCTTATG GGCCTCTTTAACTCAATTGCTTATGGTCTCAACTCTTCTGTACGCCGGGCAATTTGTGAAAGACTGGACAA GTTCTGGCCTGAGAGATTATCCAGATGGCTCCCTAACAATTTGAAGTACAAGAATCTACAGCAAGAAAGTGAACTAGTTTTGTTCAAAACGGAAGAAGATCAATAA
- the LOC106763840 gene encoding serine/threonine-protein kinase RIPK isoform X2, which translates to MSSRRQGISHNFSLGESEVACERKLQSRVVAVSHIDQMSTKRNTWKSVILILGCYKVKCPLEESEKQVLKQGSFQRLCLSDVSNSSSTQAIEDLSISFAGSKLYAFTLEELREATNSFSWSNMLGEGGFGPVYKGFVDDKLRPGLKAQTVAVKRLDLDGLQGHREWLAEIIFLGQLRHPHLVKLIGYCYEDEHRLLMYEYMPRGSLENQLFRKYSAAMPWSTRMKIALGAAKGLVFLHESDKPDFTAKLSDFGLAKDGPEGEDTYVTTRIMGTQGYAAPEYIMTGHLTTKSDVYSYGVVLLELLTGRRVVDKSRSNGGKSLVEWARPLLRDQKKLYSIIDCRLEGQFPMKGAMKVAMLAFKCLSPHPNARPTMSDVVKVLEPLQDFDDVFIGPFVYVAVSENGNKHKI; encoded by the exons ATGAGTTCTAGAAGACAAGGAATCTCCCACAACTTTTCTCTAGGTG AATCAGAAGTAGCTTGTGAAAGAAAGTTACAGAGCAGGGTTGTTGCAGTTTCACACATAGACCAAATGAGTACTAAAAGGAACACATGGAAGTCTGTGATCTTGATCTTAGGTTGTTACAAGGTTAAGTGTCCCCTGGAGGAATCAGAAAAACAGGTTTTGAAACAAGGGTCTTTCCAGAGGCTGTGTCTATCTGATGTGAGCAATTCAAGCTCCACTCAGGCCATTGAAGATCTTTCAATTTCCTTTGCTGGCTCTAAACTTTATGCATTTACACTTGAGGAGCTAAGGGAAGCAACAAACAGTTTCTCATGGAGTAATATGCTAGGAGAAGGAGGGTTTGGACCTGTGTACAAGGGTTTTGTGGATGATAAACTTAGGCCAGGTTTGAAGGCTCAGACTGTTGCTGTGAAAAGGTTGGACTTGGATGGCTTGCAGGGTCACAGGGAGTGGCTG GCAGAGATTATATTTCTTGGACAGCTAAGGCATCCACATCTTGTCAAGTTAATTGGGTACTGTTATGAGGATGAACACAGACTGTTGATGTATGAATACATGCCAAGAGGCAGCTTGGAGAATCAACTCTTCAGAA AATACTCTGCTGCTATGCCATGGTCAACCAGGATGAAAATTGCATTAGGAGCTGCCAAAGGTCTGGTCTTCCTTCATGAATCAGATAAGCCT GATTTCACAGCTAAACTCTCAGACTTTGGTCTAGCCAAGGATGGCCCTGAAGGGGAAGACACATATGTAACAACACGGATAATGGGAACACAAGGATACGCTGCTCCTGAGTACATAATGACAG GTCACCTTACAACCAAGAGTGATGTGTATAGCTATGGAGTGGTGTTGTTGGAATTGCTTACAGGAAGACGAGTAGTGGATAAGTCTCGGTCGAATGGTGGCAAGAGCTTAGTGGAATGGGCAAGGCCTTTGCTGAGAGATCAGAAAAAACTTTATAGCATCATAGATTGTAGACTAGAAGGACAATTTCCCATGAAAGGAGCGATGAAAGTTGCTATGTTGGCTTTCAAATGCTTGAGTCCTCACCCAAATGCAAGGCCAACTATGAGTGATGTGGTGAAGGTATTGGAGCCACTTCAGGACTTTGATGATGTTTTCATTGGACCCTTTGTGTATGTTGCCGTTAGTGAAAATGgtaacaaacataaaatatag
- the LOC106763840 gene encoding serine/threonine-protein kinase RIPK isoform X1 yields the protein MSSRRQGISHNFSLGESEVACERKLQSRVVAVSHIDQMSTKRNTWKSVILILGCYKVKCPLEESEKQVLKQGSFQRLCLSDVSNSSSTQAIEDLSISFAGSKLYAFTLEELREATNSFSWSNMLGEGGFGPVYKGFVDDKLRPGLKAQTVAVKRLDLDGLQGHREWLAEIIFLGQLRHPHLVKLIGYCYEDEHRLLMYEYMPRGSLENQLFRKYSAAMPWSTRMKIALGAAKGLVFLHESDKPVIYRDFKASNILLDSDFTAKLSDFGLAKDGPEGEDTYVTTRIMGTQGYAAPEYIMTGHLTTKSDVYSYGVVLLELLTGRRVVDKSRSNGGKSLVEWARPLLRDQKKLYSIIDCRLEGQFPMKGAMKVAMLAFKCLSPHPNARPTMSDVVKVLEPLQDFDDVFIGPFVYVAVSENGNKHKI from the exons ATGAGTTCTAGAAGACAAGGAATCTCCCACAACTTTTCTCTAGGTG AATCAGAAGTAGCTTGTGAAAGAAAGTTACAGAGCAGGGTTGTTGCAGTTTCACACATAGACCAAATGAGTACTAAAAGGAACACATGGAAGTCTGTGATCTTGATCTTAGGTTGTTACAAGGTTAAGTGTCCCCTGGAGGAATCAGAAAAACAGGTTTTGAAACAAGGGTCTTTCCAGAGGCTGTGTCTATCTGATGTGAGCAATTCAAGCTCCACTCAGGCCATTGAAGATCTTTCAATTTCCTTTGCTGGCTCTAAACTTTATGCATTTACACTTGAGGAGCTAAGGGAAGCAACAAACAGTTTCTCATGGAGTAATATGCTAGGAGAAGGAGGGTTTGGACCTGTGTACAAGGGTTTTGTGGATGATAAACTTAGGCCAGGTTTGAAGGCTCAGACTGTTGCTGTGAAAAGGTTGGACTTGGATGGCTTGCAGGGTCACAGGGAGTGGCTG GCAGAGATTATATTTCTTGGACAGCTAAGGCATCCACATCTTGTCAAGTTAATTGGGTACTGTTATGAGGATGAACACAGACTGTTGATGTATGAATACATGCCAAGAGGCAGCTTGGAGAATCAACTCTTCAGAA AATACTCTGCTGCTATGCCATGGTCAACCAGGATGAAAATTGCATTAGGAGCTGCCAAAGGTCTGGTCTTCCTTCATGAATCAGATAAGCCTGTAATATACCGCGATTTCAAAGCTTCAAACATTTTACTAGACTCA GATTTCACAGCTAAACTCTCAGACTTTGGTCTAGCCAAGGATGGCCCTGAAGGGGAAGACACATATGTAACAACACGGATAATGGGAACACAAGGATACGCTGCTCCTGAGTACATAATGACAG GTCACCTTACAACCAAGAGTGATGTGTATAGCTATGGAGTGGTGTTGTTGGAATTGCTTACAGGAAGACGAGTAGTGGATAAGTCTCGGTCGAATGGTGGCAAGAGCTTAGTGGAATGGGCAAGGCCTTTGCTGAGAGATCAGAAAAAACTTTATAGCATCATAGATTGTAGACTAGAAGGACAATTTCCCATGAAAGGAGCGATGAAAGTTGCTATGTTGGCTTTCAAATGCTTGAGTCCTCACCCAAATGCAAGGCCAACTATGAGTGATGTGGTGAAGGTATTGGAGCCACTTCAGGACTTTGATGATGTTTTCATTGGACCCTTTGTGTATGTTGCCGTTAGTGAAAATGgtaacaaacataaaatatag